In Alteribacter lacisalsi, a genomic segment contains:
- a CDS encoding DUF2663 family protein, whose translation MSGKEKSAYEAHIVNALIKAKQKEIIAAKVIQRAGCLHLIVLWITILYMAAGIFMRHHSSAYITAILHDPVILILLACAILTFKYTDMKRKSLDKAERDLDRLRSEVIDRAGEIWSGENRDEIYAEMLKDYRINLYHK comes from the coding sequence ATGAGCGGGAAGGAAAAAAGTGCTTATGAAGCGCATATTGTAAATGCTCTTATAAAGGCAAAGCAGAAGGAAATTATAGCAGCAAAAGTGATACAGAGAGCCGGCTGTCTCCACTTAATCGTACTGTGGATCACGATTCTCTACATGGCTGCAGGCATCTTTATGCGTCACCACAGCTCAGCTTATATTACTGCGATTCTTCATGACCCGGTTATTCTCATTTTGCTTGCATGTGCCATCCTTACGTTTAAATATACGGATATGAAGCGGAAATCACTTGATAAGGCCGAGCGTGATCTGGACCGCCTCAGATCGGAAGTGATCGATCGTGCAGGTGAGATCTGGTCAGGGGAAAACCGCGATGAGATTTATGCGGAAATGCTGAAGGATTACAGGATTAACCTGTATCATAAATAA
- a CDS encoding CPBP family intramembrane glutamic endopeptidase, whose protein sequence is MNRQAQIIKGLSDKELILNLYISQAIMLLIALFASRLLLGGWFTPFTLIEWTWSAVALGFYIAVAVVILEWLCIKVLPEKWFDDGGINERIFRNRSIFHIAVISFVVAVSEEILFRGVIQTSAGIIAASLLFALIHFRYLHQPFLFAFTIGLSFLLGYVYLLTGNLLTVISAHFFIDAILGCAIKYGWFVKNGKNR, encoded by the coding sequence TTGAACAGGCAGGCACAGATCATTAAAGGACTCTCCGACAAAGAACTGATCCTGAATTTATACATTTCCCAGGCGATCATGCTGCTGATTGCTCTTTTTGCTTCCAGGCTGCTGCTTGGAGGCTGGTTTACTCCGTTTACACTGATCGAATGGACCTGGTCGGCTGTGGCATTGGGTTTTTACATTGCTGTCGCCGTTGTGATCCTGGAATGGCTCTGCATAAAGGTTTTACCGGAAAAATGGTTTGATGACGGTGGGATCAATGAACGAATCTTCCGCAACCGGTCCATTTTCCATATTGCCGTCATATCCTTCGTGGTGGCGGTTTCCGAGGAAATCCTGTTCAGAGGGGTGATTCAGACATCAGCAGGTATTATAGCGGCTTCCCTGTTGTTCGCTTTGATACACTTCAGGTATCTTCACCAGCCGTTTCTCTTTGCATTTACAATAGGATTAAGTTTTCTCCTTGGCTATGTATATCTGCTCACAGGAAACCTGCTTACCGTCATAAGCGCTCACTTCTTTATTGACGCGATCCTTGGCTGTGCGATAAAGTACGGGTGGTTTGTAAAAAACGGGAAAAATCGATAA
- a CDS encoding RecQ family ATP-dependent DNA helicase: MQGPSERELERVFGFNTFRTGQKEIITNVLAGRNVLAVLPTGTGKTLCYQYPARFLPGITVIVSPLLSLMEDQVQQLKGMGEKGAAALNSHVSYEDRQRILDSLNDRSLLFLSPEMLQNKMVLERLKKVRTGLFAVDEAHCISQWGHEFRTDYLKLAQVRRALGNPPCLALTATATKKVQSDIITHLDLENVRQSVYSVDRPNISLHVKKADSWEEKEDILFTALKSHPKPGIVFTATRAEAEKLAVKIRNKCGLKTVSYHGGMEKEDRLLVQQQFLSDETDVVCCTNAFGMGINKPNVAFVIHYHLPQSPEHYLQETGRAGRGGDPASALLLYQSEDRQLPLSMISSELPDDNELSLLYERLLQIRNSGEPAPLTKDAVKTCTAEETKQRLLCFYLEQAGTAGSDGRIRLGELDGNWKEQLQLKFQMRKREKEAQFLEVERIVNSRNSCFRNAFLSYFGEESTSSPDRCCTNCGHEFEAYPAVNKDIYNHSYKKPAGGWDDMLRTILHQKKQTGEAVSVEQAGTDH, translated from the coding sequence ATGCAGGGACCATCAGAACGTGAGCTTGAACGGGTCTTTGGCTTCAATACCTTCAGGACCGGTCAAAAGGAAATTATAACAAACGTACTGGCGGGAAGAAATGTTCTTGCCGTACTCCCGACCGGAACAGGAAAAACGCTCTGTTATCAGTACCCTGCAAGATTTTTACCGGGGATCACGGTCATAGTTTCTCCCCTGCTTTCTCTAATGGAGGACCAGGTACAACAGCTGAAGGGGATGGGTGAAAAAGGAGCGGCCGCCTTAAACTCACATGTTTCCTATGAAGACAGGCAGCGGATTCTTGACAGCCTAAACGACAGGTCACTGCTATTTTTATCGCCTGAAATGCTTCAGAATAAAATGGTGCTTGAACGTCTGAAGAAAGTCCGCACAGGATTGTTTGCAGTAGATGAAGCTCACTGTATTTCCCAGTGGGGACATGAATTCAGAACAGATTATCTTAAGCTTGCCCAGGTGCGCCGTGCACTGGGAAATCCACCATGTCTGGCTCTCACGGCAACGGCAACCAAAAAAGTTCAGTCGGATATCATCACACATCTGGACCTCGAAAATGTGCGGCAGTCTGTTTATTCCGTGGACAGGCCTAACATTTCACTTCATGTCAAAAAGGCAGACTCTTGGGAGGAGAAGGAAGATATCCTTTTCACTGCTTTGAAATCCCATCCGAAACCGGGAATCGTTTTTACAGCCACCCGAGCTGAAGCGGAGAAGCTGGCTGTTAAAATCCGCAACAAATGCGGACTTAAAACTGTATCCTACCATGGGGGAATGGAAAAAGAAGACCGGCTTCTTGTCCAGCAGCAGTTCCTCAGCGATGAAACAGATGTGGTGTGCTGTACCAACGCATTTGGGATGGGGATTAACAAACCGAACGTAGCCTTTGTTATCCATTATCATCTCCCGCAGTCACCCGAACATTATCTTCAGGAAACCGGGCGCGCGGGCAGAGGAGGGGATCCTGCATCTGCTCTTTTGCTTTATCAGTCAGAAGATCGTCAGCTCCCTTTATCCATGATTTCATCGGAGCTGCCGGATGATAATGAATTGTCCCTTCTGTATGAAAGGCTTCTCCAAATAAGGAACTCAGGAGAGCCTGCACCGCTGACGAAGGATGCAGTGAAAACGTGCACGGCTGAAGAAACGAAACAACGTCTTCTCTGTTTTTACCTCGAACAGGCAGGAACAGCTGGGTCTGACGGCCGAATTCGCCTGGGCGAGCTTGACGGAAACTGGAAGGAGCAGCTCCAGCTTAAGTTTCAAATGCGAAAGCGGGAAAAAGAGGCACAGTTTCTGGAGGTAGAGCGAATTGTAAACAGCCGGAATTCCTGTTTCAGAAATGCCTTTTTGAGTTATTTCGGGGAAGAAAGTACAAGCAGTCCTGATCGATGCTGCACCAACTGCGGACACGAGTTTGAAGCTTATCCAGCTGTTAATAAGGACATATATAATCATTCATATAAGAAACCTGCAGGAGGATGGGACGATATGCTTCGCACGATACTCCATCAGAAAAAGCAGACCGGGGAGGCAGTGAGTGTTGAACAGGCAGGCACAGATCATTAA
- a CDS encoding helix-turn-helix domain-containing protein, whose translation MDLERWLFLTMTARLKGQRTGNGAVHLLSGKRSAQTLQDASLFYVLPLTASLKHRSPAYIHEVRSDLSKAGLVTESHRGLMTITKSGRGVLKKLDEKYFLPEKYNAGRFEWSGEAEWFWKRLSLYIQSLSNVLDKSRKFVPVHYDYDVQEWVRRHFPGTQEERAAAASRLYRELKASLEAIEEEYAYLFVSRLSSSSGAGQTYTQLAGEGGDPSFTYIKFRTVLHHILNSLQEKNQFSVLASFVKPEEDRLLMTRSAGKTLDLLKKGMSLEEVRRIRNLQRSTVEDHAVEIAKMHPSFEAGMFADSRKLRTVEETAVRLGTNRLKIIKDELGEEYDYFTIRLALAEKKGETHAGTIRT comes from the coding sequence ATGGATCTTGAAAGATGGCTGTTTCTTACAATGACGGCCCGGCTGAAAGGACAGCGGACAGGCAATGGTGCCGTCCATCTGCTCAGCGGTAAACGTTCAGCCCAGACCCTTCAGGATGCATCTTTATTTTATGTTTTACCGTTAACGGCAAGTTTAAAACATCGTTCTCCTGCATACATTCATGAGGTCCGTTCAGACCTTTCAAAAGCAGGTCTGGTGACAGAGTCACACCGGGGACTCATGACAATCACGAAATCAGGGCGCGGCGTTTTGAAAAAGCTTGATGAGAAATACTTTCTTCCTGAAAAATATAATGCAGGAAGGTTTGAATGGAGCGGAGAGGCTGAGTGGTTCTGGAAACGGTTATCCCTTTACATTCAGTCTCTGTCAAACGTACTGGACAAGTCCCGTAAATTTGTACCGGTTCATTACGACTACGACGTGCAGGAATGGGTCCGCCGGCATTTTCCCGGTACACAGGAGGAAAGAGCAGCTGCAGCAAGCAGGCTTTACAGGGAACTGAAGGCTTCACTTGAAGCAATTGAAGAAGAGTACGCTTACCTGTTTGTCAGTCGTCTTTCTTCATCCAGCGGTGCTGGACAGACTTATACACAATTGGCCGGGGAGGGGGGGGACCCTTCCTTTACGTATATAAAATTTCGGACGGTGCTCCATCATATATTAAATTCTTTACAGGAAAAAAATCAGTTTTCTGTTCTCGCCTCGTTTGTGAAACCGGAGGAAGACCGCCTACTGATGACCCGGTCGGCGGGGAAAACACTGGATCTGCTTAAAAAGGGGATGAGCCTGGAAGAGGTCCGGCGGATTCGGAACTTGCAGAGAAGCACCGTGGAGGATCATGCAGTGGAAATAGCGAAAATGCATCCCTCCTTTGAAGCCGGGATGTTTGCCGACAGCCGAAAACTCAGGACAGTTGAAGAGACGGCTGTCAGACTCGGAACAAACCGGCTGAAAATAATAAAAGATGAGCTTGGCGAAGAATATGATTACTTCACCATCAGACTTGCTCTGGCAGAGAAGAAAGGAGAAACTCATGCAGGGACCATCAGAACGTGA
- a CDS encoding ferredoxin: MAKYTIVDKDTCIACGACGAAAPDIYDYDDDGIAFVILDDNEGTTAVPDELHEDMEDALDGCPTDSIKVADESFDGDPLKFE, translated from the coding sequence ATGGCAAAGTATACAATTGTAGACAAAGACACTTGCATTGCTTGCGGAGCTTGCGGGGCAGCAGCACCCGATATTTATGATTACGATGATGATGGGATTGCTTTTGTAATTCTTGACGATAATGAGGGCACAACTGCAGTGCCGGACGAACTCCACGAAGACATGGAAGATGCCCTTGACGGATGCCCTACTGACTCCATTAAAGTGGCAGACGAGTCGTTTGATGGAGATCCTCTGAAGTTTGAATAG
- a CDS encoding M14 family metallopeptidase codes for MNRYTVQRGDTVRRIAVKYGISPLALCNFNNGTLDLEYYVEPGRIICVPEQKNRLRHRKGVCLEEFNFADVQAYRDKWLSQGLIHCDTIGYSVMNQPIYAFTAGSGKKEVFYSGGWHANEWMTSKFLCEWLDHLAEASADEASLFGYDAAALLKEVTLYVVPMVNPDGIELVQQGNYPNHPFCEKIRYINRGGEMFDHWSANIRGVDLNHQWPAGWQKEADESPDRPWPRHYSGKAALTEPEALAVFNFTNRRRFDYVIAFHSQGQMIFWGYKGFEPPESKEMVHRLSRNSSYVPIHTADSDGGYKDWFIQNTGRPGFTVELGTGTNPLPLRGYSEIWANGVPLALEGLRL; via the coding sequence ATGAACCGTTATACAGTTCAAAGAGGCGACACGGTGCGCAGGATCGCAGTAAAATACGGGATCAGTCCCTTGGCACTCTGTAATTTTAATAATGGCACTTTAGATCTGGAGTACTATGTTGAACCGGGCAGGATCATATGTGTACCTGAACAGAAAAACAGGCTGAGGCATCGTAAAGGGGTGTGCCTTGAGGAGTTTAATTTTGCTGATGTTCAGGCGTACAGGGATAAATGGCTGTCTCAAGGGCTGATACACTGCGACACGATCGGTTATTCGGTTATGAACCAGCCAATTTACGCTTTTACGGCAGGCAGCGGGAAGAAAGAGGTGTTCTACTCTGGAGGATGGCACGCAAATGAGTGGATGACGAGTAAATTCCTATGCGAATGGCTTGATCATCTGGCTGAAGCTTCTGCTGATGAAGCATCCCTCTTTGGATATGATGCTGCTGCTCTTTTAAAGGAAGTCACACTTTACGTCGTTCCGATGGTCAATCCTGATGGGATCGAGCTTGTTCAGCAGGGGAATTATCCCAACCATCCTTTCTGTGAAAAAATCCGTTACATTAACCGGGGAGGGGAGATGTTTGATCACTGGTCTGCTAATATCCGCGGTGTAGATCTTAATCATCAGTGGCCGGCGGGGTGGCAGAAGGAGGCTGACGAAAGCCCGGACAGACCCTGGCCCCGCCATTACAGCGGAAAGGCTGCTCTGACAGAACCGGAGGCGCTTGCTGTATTTAACTTCACCAACCGCCGAAGGTTTGATTATGTAATTGCTTTTCATTCCCAGGGTCAGATGATTTTCTGGGGTTATAAAGGGTTTGAACCTCCGGAGAGCAAAGAGATGGTGCACCGACTGTCAAGGAACAGTTCCTATGTCCCTATTCATACAGCAGACAGTGATGGGGGCTATAAAGACTGGTTTATACAGAATACGGGCCGTCCGGGTTTTACAGTTGAGCTTGGCACCGGTACAAATCCGCTGCCATTAAGAGGGTACAGTGAAATCTGGGCGAACGGTGTACCCCTTGCGCTCGAAGGGCTTAGACTATAA
- the serA gene encoding phosphoglycerate dehydrogenase, producing the protein MLQTDNHERFTVLVSDPLSSEGLAPLLKVPHIRVIERSLDQFEEPLPGIDALIVRSATVVTKEALAQMPDLKLIGRAGVGTDNIDVEAATERGVIVVNAPDGNTISTCEHTFAMMMALMRNIPQAHASVRSGEWNRKKFEGAELYGKTLGIIGFGRIGSEIAARARAFRMKVMVYDPFLTAERANKAGVKAALLEDVLEQADILTVHTPLVKETRGLINRTTIARMKKGAFLLNCARGGIVDEAALAAALESGQLAGAALDVFESEPLGDSPLRQMNQVILTPHIAASTKEAQQSVARQVSEEIIAFSEGRTVTHGLNFPHIPGEQFDKIRPFYDLAVKMGKMASNFMRVPVKNLSVSYSGEIAEQDTTLLTRAALKGFFKNRIDSYVNDVNVSYISKERGVSWSEKRSQEETGYQNLISITVEGEDHFFSLTGTSNRDFGLRFLKIDDFSADFQPSEHQLFISHTDKPGVIGSVGQLLGTHDVNIATMHVGRKSEGGEAMMMLTVDKEISSETASALQKTKEINRVIVLEL; encoded by the coding sequence TTGCTACAGACGGACAATCATGAAAGATTTACAGTACTCGTATCAGACCCATTAAGCAGTGAAGGACTTGCACCGCTGCTGAAAGTACCGCATATTCGCGTAATCGAAAGATCTCTTGATCAATTTGAGGAGCCGCTCCCCGGTATCGATGCGCTGATAGTCAGAAGTGCCACTGTCGTCACCAAAGAAGCGCTTGCACAAATGCCTGACTTGAAACTGATCGGAAGAGCCGGAGTGGGCACAGACAACATTGATGTTGAAGCTGCTACAGAACGGGGCGTCATTGTGGTAAACGCGCCGGACGGCAATACGATTTCCACTTGTGAGCATACCTTTGCTATGATGATGGCCCTGATGCGGAATATCCCTCAGGCGCACGCTTCTGTCAGATCTGGTGAATGGAACAGAAAGAAATTCGAAGGAGCAGAGCTCTACGGGAAGACGCTTGGAATTATAGGTTTTGGGAGAATCGGCTCGGAAATCGCAGCAAGAGCAAGAGCTTTTAGAATGAAAGTCATGGTTTACGATCCGTTTCTTACAGCAGAAAGGGCAAATAAAGCAGGCGTTAAAGCCGCATTGCTGGAGGATGTTCTTGAACAAGCGGATATTCTCACTGTACATACACCTCTTGTTAAAGAAACGAGAGGATTGATAAACAGGACAACTATCGCCAGGATGAAAAAAGGGGCATTTCTTTTAAACTGTGCACGAGGCGGGATCGTGGATGAAGCTGCTCTTGCCGCAGCTCTTGAAAGCGGGCAGTTAGCCGGAGCAGCCCTTGATGTGTTTGAATCTGAACCTCTCGGGGATTCCCCGCTCAGACAGATGAACCAGGTTATCCTCACCCCTCACATTGCTGCGTCTACGAAAGAAGCACAGCAAAGCGTGGCAAGACAGGTGTCTGAGGAAATCATTGCATTTTCCGAAGGGAGAACAGTGACGCACGGGCTTAACTTCCCCCACATCCCCGGTGAGCAGTTTGATAAAATACGGCCGTTCTATGACCTGGCTGTTAAAATGGGGAAAATGGCATCCAATTTCATGCGAGTGCCGGTCAAAAACCTTTCCGTCTCCTACTCGGGTGAAATTGCAGAACAGGATACAACCCTGCTTACCCGTGCTGCACTGAAAGGCTTCTTTAAAAACCGAATCGACTCTTACGTTAACGATGTTAACGTTTCTTATATTTCAAAAGAACGAGGTGTCTCCTGGAGCGAAAAACGTTCGCAGGAAGAAACAGGCTACCAGAATCTGATCAGCATTACCGTTGAAGGAGAGGACCACTTCTTTTCCCTTACAGGCACTTCCAACAGGGACTTTGGACTGCGGTTCTTAAAGATCGATGATTTCTCAGCTGACTTTCAGCCCTCTGAGCATCAGCTGTTTATCAGCCATACAGACAAACCTGGTGTGATCGGCAGTGTAGGCCAGCTCCTTGGTACGCACGATGTCAACATCGCAACCATGCATGTAGGGCGCAAATCAGAAGGCGGCGAGGCCATGATGATGCTCACTGTGGACAAGGAAATATCGTCTGAAACCGCATCTGCACTGCAGAAAACAAAAGAAATTAACCGTGTCATCGTTCTCGAACTTTAA
- a CDS encoding histidinol-phosphatase → MRTDYHNHLEKGTLTIDYLRAFITKAEEEGIEEFGISEHAYHFHETKDILSNPWVDKRRWYTMEEYVDLFKEAEKQGLDVKMSIEMDYTPGRHAEMERFIRDYPFDYVIGSIHWVGDFGIDLAEYRKEWERRDVKEVYRKYFDQVVTLSESNLFDVIGHLDLVKIFRYVPDDREFLMNEYDRITSALANSKTCVEISTAGLRKPVEKMYPEPELLKMCQKKNVPIVLSSDAHEPAHVGYRYEEAVALAREAGYTTLMTFNQGKRKEVSLT, encoded by the coding sequence ATGCGGACAGACTATCATAATCATCTGGAAAAGGGGACTCTCACGATCGACTATTTGAGAGCGTTCATTACGAAGGCTGAGGAAGAGGGAATTGAGGAATTTGGGATCTCGGAACATGCTTATCATTTTCATGAGACAAAAGACATTTTGAGCAATCCGTGGGTAGATAAGCGGAGATGGTACACGATGGAGGAATATGTGGATCTTTTTAAGGAAGCAGAGAAGCAGGGGCTTGATGTAAAAATGTCCATAGAAATGGACTATACTCCAGGCAGGCATGCTGAAATGGAAAGATTCATTAGGGATTATCCGTTCGATTATGTCATTGGGAGCATCCACTGGGTAGGGGACTTCGGCATCGATCTTGCCGAGTACAGAAAAGAGTGGGAAAGGCGGGACGTGAAGGAAGTTTACAGGAAGTATTTTGACCAGGTTGTTACTCTTTCGGAAAGCAATTTGTTTGACGTCATCGGCCACCTTGATCTGGTGAAAATCTTCAGATATGTGCCTGATGACCGGGAATTTCTGATGAATGAGTACGACCGGATCACCTCGGCCCTTGCCAATTCCAAAACATGTGTAGAAATCAGTACCGCTGGCCTTAGAAAGCCTGTAGAGAAAATGTATCCTGAACCGGAACTGCTGAAAATGTGCCAAAAGAAAAATGTCCCGATCGTCCTGTCATCCGATGCTCACGAGCCGGCTCATGTCGGATACAGATATGAGGAGGCTGTGGCCCTTGCCAGGGAGGCAGGATATACAACACTCATGACGTTTAATCAGGGTAAAAGAAAAGAAGTAAGCCTGACATAA
- a CDS encoding SurA N-terminal domain-containing protein: MKRLKKTFAIGVAVTTISVLAACGEDESPEVNEGEEPADQEQPADTDDEGDDTAVEDMPEDTSDLPETIATVNGEDISRSELDMQLQQLEDMMAQQGMDPEDEEMQEMIQMQMQQFIDQLVTQRMLVQEADNQGIEADEEQVEEELENFRAQFEEEEDYQEFLEQIGYSEDEVEEEFRSQIVINELLELNHLEEDEIEVTDEEVEQMYEMQQMQNPEMGELDDERESIEAAVKEQKYIEQLREESDIEIHV, from the coding sequence ATGAAACGCCTCAAAAAGACATTTGCAATCGGAGTCGCTGTGACTACGATTTCTGTTCTGGCCGCATGCGGCGAAGATGAATCTCCGGAGGTTAACGAAGGTGAAGAACCGGCAGATCAGGAGCAGCCGGCTGACACAGATGATGAAGGAGACGATACAGCAGTCGAAGACATGCCTGAAGATACGTCTGATTTACCGGAAACGATCGCCACTGTTAATGGCGAAGATATTTCCCGTTCTGAGCTCGATATGCAGCTCCAGCAGCTTGAAGATATGATGGCGCAGCAGGGAATGGACCCGGAAGATGAAGAAATGCAGGAAATGATCCAAATGCAGATGCAGCAATTTATTGATCAGCTTGTGACCCAGCGTATGCTCGTTCAGGAAGCTGACAATCAAGGTATTGAAGCAGATGAAGAACAAGTGGAGGAAGAGCTTGAAAACTTCAGAGCTCAATTTGAAGAGGAAGAAGATTATCAGGAGTTCCTTGAACAGATTGGCTATTCCGAAGATGAAGTAGAAGAGGAGTTCCGCAGCCAGATTGTTATTAATGAACTTCTTGAGCTTAACCACCTTGAAGAAGATGAAATTGAAGTAACTGACGAAGAAGTTGAACAGATGTATGAAATGCAGCAGATGCAAAACCCTGAAATGGGAGAACTTGATGATGAGCGTGAAAGCATCGAAGCTGCTGTAAAAGAGCAGAAGTATATTGAGCAGCTTCGTGAAGAAAGCGACATCGAGATTCACGTGTAA
- a CDS encoding cob(I)yrinic acid a,c-diamide adenosyltransferase, whose protein sequence is MKIYTKKGDQGKTHLIGRRVAKNHLRVEAYGTVDELNSFIGKAVVSLTEQAGKDVREELTEIQQQLFDLGADLANVTENPEYKTKDAYTEILEKAIDTYWAEAPEIKTFVLPGGSQAAADLHVCRTVARRAERNIIAAMEEEDIPSEILKYVNRLSDYLFAAARVVNFREGHKDVLYRSSGDVFK, encoded by the coding sequence ATGAAAATCTATACAAAAAAAGGTGATCAGGGAAAGACGCACCTGATTGGCAGACGTGTAGCCAAAAACCATTTAAGGGTTGAGGCATATGGAACAGTAGATGAGCTGAACAGTTTTATCGGAAAAGCAGTAGTATCATTAACTGAACAGGCAGGAAAGGACGTGCGCGAGGAGCTCACAGAAATTCAGCAGCAGCTGTTTGATCTCGGGGCTGACCTTGCCAACGTAACGGAAAATCCTGAATATAAAACGAAGGATGCTTACACGGAAATCCTCGAGAAAGCAATTGATACCTACTGGGCAGAAGCACCGGAAATTAAAACCTTCGTTTTGCCGGGCGGCAGTCAGGCTGCAGCAGATCTGCATGTGTGCCGAACTGTTGCCCGCAGGGCCGAGCGGAACATTATCGCTGCAATGGAGGAGGAAGACATACCTTCCGAGATTTTGAAGTATGTAAATCGTCTGTCGGACTACTTGTTTGCGGCTGCAAGAGTAGTCAACTTCAGGGAAGGCCACAAAGATGTTCTTTACAGAAGCAGCGGGGATGTATTTAAGTGA
- a CDS encoding heme ABC transporter ATP-binding protein, which produces MIDVKGISAGYDNKRILHDLTFSIKGGALYGILGPNGCGKTTLLKTFTGALKPQAGSVELEGRPVHEYGAGDLAKIAAVLPQKHEQSFSFTVREVTSMGRYPYKKGLFNFFDEEDERVVKRVMDQLDLMQFADSPLHDLSGGEQQRVFLARALVQEPRLLLLDEPTNHLDLSYQIDLMSMMHRLVNEEGLTVVTILHDMNIAAMFCDRLLLLKEGRIQGEGRPEEVLASDRLTAVYEAPVVTSSHPSVPVPLITCRPFEVENRVPFLSFRETAKGIEAQSDVPLRTLRTEMDPEPFGWETVFPIAYEDLAESHSSAFAVFIARTEQGSITLTLVLNSALTDSEALSLSLQLARQFSEIAQFTIASCRGEKKEPRVEDLKMKVGECLRSLQKEAKQ; this is translated from the coding sequence ATGATAGATGTAAAAGGGATTTCCGCAGGCTATGATAATAAGCGGATTCTCCATGATCTGACGTTTTCTATTAAGGGGGGCGCTCTTTACGGGATTCTTGGACCAAACGGATGCGGCAAAACAACGCTCCTGAAAACATTCACTGGTGCACTGAAACCCCAAGCCGGGTCTGTTGAACTTGAAGGGCGCCCGGTTCATGAATATGGGGCCGGCGATCTGGCTAAAATTGCAGCTGTTCTTCCTCAAAAGCACGAGCAGTCCTTTTCGTTTACTGTCAGAGAAGTGACCTCCATGGGGAGATATCCTTATAAAAAAGGGTTGTTTAATTTCTTTGACGAAGAAGATGAAAGAGTAGTCAAGCGTGTGATGGATCAGCTGGATCTTATGCAATTTGCCGACTCGCCTCTCCATGATCTCAGCGGCGGTGAACAACAGCGTGTATTTCTGGCAAGAGCACTTGTGCAGGAGCCCCGCCTTCTGCTTCTGGATGAGCCGACCAACCATCTGGATCTTTCCTATCAAATAGACTTGATGAGTATGATGCACAGACTGGTTAATGAAGAAGGGCTCACTGTCGTTACGATTCTGCATGATATGAACATTGCTGCCATGTTTTGTGACCGTCTGCTTCTTTTGAAGGAGGGACGGATTCAGGGAGAAGGGCGTCCGGAAGAAGTACTCGCATCCGACAGGCTTACTGCCGTTTATGAGGCACCAGTTGTAACATCTTCACATCCATCCGTGCCGGTGCCACTTATAACGTGCAGGCCTTTTGAGGTCGAAAACAGAGTTCCCTTCCTGTCGTTTCGGGAAACAGCCAAAGGTATAGAAGCACAAAGTGATGTGCCGCTGAGAACCCTTCGGACAGAGATGGACCCGGAGCCGTTCGGCTGGGAAACCGTCTTCCCCATAGCTTATGAAGATCTGGCAGAAAGTCATTCATCAGCCTTCGCCGTTTTTATTGCTCGAACTGAACAAGGAAGTATAACACTTACCCTCGTTCTTAACAGTGCGTTAACAGACAGTGAAGCACTCAGCCTTTCGCTTCAGCTGGCCAGGCAGTTTAGCGAGATTGCCCAGTTTACTATTGCAAGCTGCAGAGGCGAAAAGAAGGAACCGAGGGTGGAAGATTTGAAGATGAAAGTAGGCGAATGCCTGAGATCTCTTCAGAAGGAGGCGAAACAATGA